The following proteins are co-located in the Myroides profundi genome:
- a CDS encoding RidA family protein, protein MKKIINSDKAPAPIGPYNHSVMTGDLLFISGQIPFNQATETLVTTGIEDEAKQVMANLQAILEAANMTFENVVKATIFLTDMNDFAKVNEIYGSFFTAATAPARECIQVVKLPRNVNVEISMIASK, encoded by the coding sequence ATGAAGAAAATTATCAATTCAGACAAGGCACCTGCGCCAATCGGACCATACAATCACTCAGTAATGACTGGTGACTTATTATTCATCTCAGGTCAAATCCCTTTTAATCAAGCTACAGAAACGCTTGTAACAACAGGTATTGAAGACGAAGCAAAACAAGTAATGGCTAATCTACAAGCGATACTAGAAGCAGCAAATATGACATTCGAAAACGTTGTTAAAGCAACTATTTTCTTAACAGATATGAATGACTTCGCTAAAGTAAACGAGATATACGGAAGCTTCTTTACAGCCGCTACAGCGCCTGCTAGAGAATGTATTCAGGTAGTAAAGTTACCTAGAAATGTAAATGTAGAAATATCTATGATAGCTTCTAAATAA